The following coding sequences are from one Dermacentor albipictus isolate Rhodes 1998 colony unplaced genomic scaffold, USDA_Dalb.pri_finalv2 scaffold_12, whole genome shotgun sequence window:
- the LOC139051561 gene encoding uncharacterized protein, whose product MARVPLEQREKIIELSIAGYSQRYIASTTRKPLKTVNGIVQAFKKERRVKDAPLRRRPRATTEDEDRAIVAAVALRPQTTVPEVLKELGIKACETTAKRRPAEAGLKKRVACRKPLLRDTIKVKRMQFAKDHADWTTFDWETVVFTGESSFRTRWDQRQRVWRPDHSR is encoded by the coding sequence ATGGCTCGTGTTCCACTCGAGCAACGCGAAAAAATTATTGAGCTCAGTATTGCTGGCTACAGCCAGCGGTATATTGCATCAACCACAAGGAAGCCACTAAAAACAGTAAACGGGATTGTTCAGGCCTTCAAGAAGGAACGCCGTGTGAAGGACGCTCCGCTCAGGCGCAGACCTCGGGCAACAACTGAAGATGAAGACCGTGCGATTGTGGCTGCAGTAGCACTGAGGCCGCAGACAACAGTCCCTGAAGTACTCAAGGAACTTGGCATTAAGGCGTGCGAGACGACTGCGAAGCGCCGCCCCGCAGAAGCTGGTCTCAAAAAGAGGGTTGCTTGCAGGAAACCGCTGCTACGAGACACCATCAAAGTCAAACGCATGCAGTTTGCGAAGGATCACGCTGATTGGACTACCTTCGACTGGGAAACTGTCGTATTCACCGGCGAGAGTTCATTCAGGACCCGGTGGGACCAGAGGCAAAGAGTGTGGCGCCCCGACCACAGCCGGTAG